The Sporolactobacillus pectinivorans DNA window TGATTACTATGAAGAATATAATATTGGTCAATATGACTATATTATTATTGATACACATCCTGATTTCAGTACATCAACAAGAAATGCAATTGTTGTAAGCCATAAAGTAATTTCTCCTAATAAGCCAAGTGGATTTAGTGATGATTCGAATGCAAACATTTCATATCGTATTAATAAATTAAAGAAGGATTTAATTGACTTTAGGACACGAGAAAGTTATGTAACAGCTAAACTTTTTTTCGTTGGAAATATGGTCAAACATAATACTAAATCATCAATCAATTTTAAAAAAAGCATTGAAAATCAAGAAAATTATATAACTTATTTTCCTGATAAGGAATTAATTACACGCAGTGTTTTAGAAAAAAAGCCAATTGTATCATTTAAACAAGAACCTACAATATACTTAAAGGAAAAAAGTTTTTTTC harbors:
- a CDS encoding ParA family protein yields the protein MEIITFAAVKGGVGKTTLSYNFSAYLADLGYKVLMIDFDHQCNLSQILGIYDQKNTVLSIFEKIDALHIEEKVKIHHINNNIDLISGFLRLDEYEKHMSTTDGKDMQLYMWLDDYYEEYNIGQYDYIIIDTHPDFSTSTRNAIVVSHKVISPNKPSGFSDDSNANISYRINKLKKDLIDFRTRESYVTAKLFFVGNMVKHNTKSSINFKKSIENQENYITYFPDKELITRSVLEKKPIVSFKQEPTIYLKEKSFFQQFINSCKAIKDA